A window of Apium graveolens cultivar Ventura chromosome 8, ASM990537v1, whole genome shotgun sequence contains these coding sequences:
- the LOC141676989 gene encoding E3 ubiquitin-protein ligase AIRP2-like yields the protein MDMVYYPYGRSSYEDSLKLLEADIQHANALAAAIPRGKGGARLQMTLAYSNLAPFLLFLLQWIDSSCTCLLPRYLNLFEIVVHKVYTDGRHNVSARGRKATISEFYAIILPSLQGLHNDLVEMDIAKDEKPGTEINSKERLQGETSLSNVDLEREAECGICLELCPKIVLPNCCHSMCINCYRDWNTRSEACPFCRGTIKRVMSRDLWVLTSGDDIIETDTVLKEDLQRFYLYISKLPKDTPDALFFMYYEYLI from the exons ATGGATATGGTGTATTACCCTTATGGAAGGTCTTCTTATGAGGACTCTTTGAAGCTTCTTGAGGCTGATATTCAGCATGCCAATGCTTT GGCTGCTGCGATTCCAAGAGGAAAGGGTGGTGCTCGACTACAAATGACATTGGCATACAGTAATTTGGCACCTTTCCTTTTGTTTCTGCTACAATGGATCGACTCTTCCTGCACATGTCTACTTCCAAGATATTTAAATCTTTTTGAAATTGTTGTGCATAAG GTATACACAGATGGCAGACATAATGTATCTGCACGTGGTAGGAAGGCCACAATCAGCGAATTCTATG CCATTATATTGCCGTCTCTTCAAGGTCTCCATAATGACTTGGTAGAGATGGATATTGCAAAAGATGAGAAGCCTGGAACAGAGATCAATAGCAAGGAGAGACTGCAGGGTGAAACTAGTCTATCAAATGTTGATTTGGAGAGAGAGGCCGAATGTGGGATATGCTTAGAGCTTTGCCCGAAAATTGTTTTGCCTAATTGTTGCCATTCCATGTGCATTAACTGCTACCGTGATTG GAACACAAGATCGGAAGCCTGTCCTTTTTGTCGTGGTACCATAAAAAGAGTCATGTCAAGAGATTTATGGGTTCTCACTAGCGGAGACGACATAATTGAAACTGATACAGTTCTGAAGGAGGACTTGCAGCGATTCTACCTGTATATTAGCAAGCTGCCTAAAGATACCCCAGATGCGCTTTTCTTTATGTACTATGAATACCTAATATAA
- the LOC141677866 gene encoding putative LRR receptor-like serine/threonine-protein kinase At1g67720 isoform X1, whose translation MDLTCYAILFLGLVPVLMCQVSEFVSIDCGGLKNYTDLDTGLQWIPDTGTIGYGKSVAVESSDVISLQYQTRRDFPTDDNKYCYTLRTEERRRYLVRATFLYGKSDETTYPRFWLYLDATKWSNVNIMDASKVHVKEMIIRAPSNSIDVCLCHATTGSPFISTLELRPLNLSMYATEFEDDFYLKVAARVNFGAASSEALRYPDDPYDRIWSSDLEKRQNFLVGVAPGTRKINTTKYINTNTREFPPVKVMQTAVVGTKGRLTYRLNLDDFPANARAYAYFAEIEDLRTSESRKFRIEQPYMPDYNNAVVNIAENANGSYTLYEPSFMNATLEFVLSFSFVKTPDSSRGPLLNAIEISRYVQIARKTDMQDVNILNSLRARSKDSNLVDEDHGDPCLPTPWKWVACSSDIPPRITKIALSGKNVEGDIPPELNNMDGLIELWLDGNSFQGPIPDISNLINLQILHLENNKLTGPLPSYLGSLPSLRELYVGNNSLTGDIPSALLKGKVILKYEGNPGLKNEAKHKRNRRVIVGVVIGVLAVLLLLLIGSLLLLCRLQKKRSYQNNGKSDSLRTSTKRSSAYSIARGGNLMEEGVAYHITFSEIEEATKSFSKQIGKGSFGPVYYGKMKDGKEIAVKIMADSSSHGTRQFVTEIALLSRIHHRNLVPLIGYCEEEHQSMLVYEYMHNGTLRDHMHDSSNQKHLDWLARLRIAEDAAKGLEYLHSGCNPSIIHRDVKTSNILLDINMRAKVSDFGLSRQAEEDRTHISSVAQGTIGYLDPGYYANHQLTEKSDIYSFGVVLLELVSGRKPVSAEDFGIDWSIVHWARSMIRKGDIISIIDPSLAEKVKIESIWRVAEVAIQCVEQHSSSRPRMQEIILAVQDAIKIEKGSDNVTSGTSKSESSRRTLLTSFLDDIESPELSDESLAPSAR comes from the exons ACTTTCCTACTGACGACAACAAGTACTGCTATACTCTGAGAACCGAGGAGAGGAGGAGGTACCTTGTCCGAGCAACATTTTTATATGGAAAGTCAGATGAGACCACATATCCGAGGTTCTGGCTTTATTTGGATGCAACAAAATGGTCAAATGTGAATATCATGGATGCCTCAAAGGTACATGTTAAGGAAATGATCATCAGGGCTCCTTCAAATTCCATTGATGTCTGCCTTTGTCACGCGACAACAGGTTCTCCATTTATTTCCACTCTTGAGCTGCGTCCTTTAAATCTTTCAATGTATGCCACAGAGTTTGAGGATGATTTTTACTTAAAAGTGGCAGCAAGAGTAAATTTTGGGGCTGCAAGTAGTGAAGCCCTTAG GTATCCTGATGATCCTTATGACCGCATATGGAGTTCTGATCTTGAAAAGAGGCAAAATTTTCTCGTGGGAGTGGCACCAGGTACCAGGAAAATCAACACAACAAAGTACATAAACACCAACACAAGAGAGTTCCCACCTGTCAAAGTAATGCAAACTGCAGTGGTTGGCACCAAAGGTAGGCTTACTTATAGACTAAACCTAGATGATTTCCCTGCCAATGCGCGAGCTTATGCATACTTTGCTGAAATTGAAGACTTGAGAACTTCTGAAAGTAGAAAATTTAGAATAGAGCAACCTTACATGCCCGACTACAACAATGCTGTCGTTAATATTGCTGAGAATGCCAATGGAAGCTACACTTTATATGAACCAAGCTTCATGAATGCAACACTTGAATTTGTATTATCATTCTCCTTTGTTAAGACCCCGGATTCTTCTCGAGGACCACTCCTTAATGCAATTGAAATAAGCAGATATGTGCAAATTGCCAGGAAGACGGATATGCAGGATG TGAACATTCTCAACTCTCTCCGAGCCAGGTCTAAAGACAGTAATTTGGTGGATGAAGATCACGGAGACCCTTGTCTTCCCACACCCTGGAAATGGGTGGCCTGCAGCTCTGACATACCACCAAGAATTACAAAAAT tGCACTGTCAGGAAAGAATGTTGAAGGTGATATTCCTCCTGAGCTCAATAACATGGATGGATTAATCGAGTT GTGGTTAGATGGGAACTCCTTTCAGGGTCCAATCCCTGACATTAGTAACCTCATTAATCTACAAATTCT GCATCTAGAGAACAACAAACTGACTGGTCCATTACCATCTTATCTGGGTAGTTTGCCAAGCTTAAGAGAACT GTATGTAGGTAATAATTCTCTGACAGGAGATATCCCTTCAGCATTGCTAAAAGGGAAAGTGATTCTTAA GTATGAAGGCAATCCTGGGCTTAAAAATGAGGCTAAGCATAAAAGAAATCGCAGAGTGATTGTTGGAGTTGTcattggagtgctagcagttcTTCTACTTTTGTTAATAGGAAGCTTGCTACTTCTGTGTCGTCTTCAGAAGAAGAGATCTTACCAGAACAATGGAAAAA GTGATAGCCTGCGTACTAGTACTAAGCGGTCCTCTGCATATTCAATAGCAAGAGGGGGAAACCTAATGGAAGAAGGAGTTGCATACCATATAACTTTTTCTGAGATAGAAGAAGCTACTAAAAGCTTTTCTAAGCAAATTGGTAAAGGAAGTTTTGGACCTGTGTATTATGGAAAAATGAAAGATGGAAAAGAGATTGCAGTTAAAATTATGGCTGATTCTTCTAGTCATGGAACACGACAATTTGTTACTGAG ATTGCTCTCTTGTCGCGAATCCACCACAGAAACTTGGTTCCTTTAATTGGATATTGTGAAGAAGAACATCAAAGCATGCTTGTTTATGAATACATGCACAACGGAACTTTGAGAGATCACATGCATG ATTCTTCAAACCAGAAGCACTTAGACTGGCTAGCTCGTCTTAGAATCGCAGAAGATGCAGCTAAAG GCCTTGAATACCTACACTCTGGATGCAACCCGAGTATCATTCACCGTGATGTAAAGACAAGTAATATTCTCCTAGATATTAATATGAGGGCAAAAGTTTCTGATTTTGGACTATCAAGGCAAGCTGAAGAAGATCGAACCCATATATCAAGTGTGGCTCAAGGAACAATAGGCTACCTTGATCCAGG GTACTACGCAAACCATCAATTAACTGAAAAAAGTGACATTTATAGCTTCGGAGTTGTTCTGTTAGAACTGGTCTCAGGAAGAAAACCTGTATCAGCAGAAGATTTTGGCATCGACTGGAGCATCGTTCACTGG GCAAGGTCCATGATCCGAAAAGGAGACATAATAAGCATCATAGACCCTTCTCTAGCAGAAAAGGTAAAAATCGAATCCATATGGAGGGTTGCAGAAGTAGCAATCCAATGTGTAGAACAACACTCATCTTCTAGACCAAGAATGCAAGAAATCATTCTAGCTGTACAGGATGCAATCAAGATTGAGAAAGGCAGTGATAATGTAACCTCAGGAACTTCAAAATCAGAATCATCCCGCAGAACATTATTGACTAGCTTTCTCGATGACATCGAGAGCCCTGAATTATCTGATGAATCTCTAGCTCCTTCAGCAAGATGA
- the LOC141676987 gene encoding ultraviolet-B receptor UVR8 — MDATTSGTDTYQYRKIPDQSVNALVTSSPRSFQRQQRHCFGDATPGEFPLSANPSIVLHVLTGCNLDPQDLAKLEATCSFFRQPADFAPDNELSLAELAALDMCHKRAIFKPMSEDERQELKQKCGGSWKLVLRFFIAGEACTRREKSQAIAGPGHSIAVTSKGTVYSFGSNSSGQLGHGTMEEDWRPRPIRSLQGIRIIQAAAGAGRTMLISDAGQVYAIGKDSFGEAEYGAQGINVVNTPQLVDSLKNIFVVQAAIGNFFTAVLSREGRVYTFSWGNENKIGHQTEPNDLDPHPLLGALENIPVVQIAAGYCYLLALACQPSGMSVYSVGCGLGGKLGHGTRTDEKLPRLIEQFRTLNIQPAVVAAGAWHAAVVGSDGRVCTWGWGRYGCLGHGNEDCESVPKVVESLSGVKAVHVATGDYTTFVVSDEGNVYSFGCGESSSLGHNTAAADDQGNRHTNVLSPEMVTSLQQMNERVVQISLTNSIYWNAHTFALTESGKLFAFGAGDKGQLGVELVSNQTERANPERVDVDLS; from the exons ATGGATGCCACTACAAGTGGAACGGATACTTATCAATACCGCAAGATTCCTGATCAGTCAGTTAATGCACTTGTTACTTCTTCCCCGCGGTCATTTCAACGACAGCAACGTCATTGCTTTGGAGATGCTACTCCTGGAGAATTCCCGCTATCTGCAAACCCCTCCATTGTGCTTCATGTACTTACCGGATGTAATTTAGATCCTCAAGATCTTGCGAAATTAGAG GCGACATGTTCCTTCTTCAGGCAGCCTGCAGACTTTGCCCCTGACAATGAACTGTCCTTAGCGGAGCTTGCGGCTCTAGACATGTGTCATAAGAGGGCGATATTTAAACCCATGTCAGAAGATGAGCGCCAAGAACTAAAACAAAAATGCGGGGGCTCCTGGAAACTTGTCCTAAGGTTCTTCATTGCTGGTGAAGCTTGCACCAGAAGAGAAAAATCACAAGCAATAGCAGGGCCTGGTCATAGTATAGCTGTGACGTCAAAAGGAACTGTGTACTCGTTTGGTTCTAATAGCTCTGGACAGCTTGGACATGGAACCATGGAAGAGGATTGGAGGCCACGCCCAATCAG ATCCCTTCAAGGCATTCGAATCATTCAAGCAGCTGCAGGGGCCGGAAGGACAATGCTGATCAGTGATGCTGGCCAAGTCTATGCCATTGGCAAAGACTCCTTCGGGGAAGCCGAGTATGGGGCTCAGGGAATTAATGTAGTAAATACCCCACAACTTGTTGACTCACTGAAAAATATATTTGTGGTGCAAGCCGCAATTGGAAATTTCTTTACTGCCGTCTTGTCAAGAGAAGGAAGGGTTTATACTTTTTCTTGGGGAAATGAAAACAAAATTGGTCACCAAACAGAGCCAAATGATCTGGATCCCCACCCATTGTTGGGAGCACTAGAGAACATACCTGTGGTTCAAATTGCAGCTGGATACTGTTATCTACTTGCTTTGGCTTGTCAACCCAGTGGCAT GTCTGTATATTCTGTTGGTTGTGGCTTAGGAGGGAAGCTTGGACATGGAACTCGAACAGATGAGAAGCTTCCTAGATTGATTGAACAATTTCGTACTTTGAATATTCAGCCTGCAGTTGTTGCAGCAGGTGCTTGGCATGCTGCAGTAGTTGGCAGTGATGGAAGAGTTTGCACATGGGGTTGGGGGCGCTATGGCTGCTTAGGTCATGGAAATGAAGATTGTGAATCAGTCCCCAAGGTGGTCGAATCATTGAGCGGCGTCAAAGCTGTTCATGTTGCCACTGGTGATTACACGACTTTTGTGGTTTCTGATGAAGGCAATGTATACTCTTTTGGATGTGGGGAATCATCCAGTCTCGGACATAATACTGCAGCGGCCGATGATCAG GGAAACCGCCATACAAATGTTCTGAGCCCCGAGATGGTAACATCTCTTCAGCAAATGAATGAGAGGGTGGTGCAGATCAGCCTCACCAATTCTATATACTGGAATGCGCATACATTTGCTCTCACCGAATCTGGCAAGCTCTTTGCATTTGGTGCCGGTGACAAAGGGCAGCTGGGAGTTGAACTTGTTTCCAACCAAACTGAAAGGGCAAATCCCGAAAGGGTTGACGTTGATCTCAGTTAG
- the LOC141677866 gene encoding putative LRR receptor-like serine/threonine-protein kinase At1g67720 isoform X2 has protein sequence MDLTCYAILFLGLVPVLMCQVSEFVSIDCGGLKNYTDLDTGLQWIPDTGTIGYGKSVAVESSDVISLQYQTRRDFPTDDNKYCYTLRTEERRRYLVRATFLYGKSDETTYPRFWLYLDATKWSNVNIMDASKVHVKEMIIRAPSNSIDVCLCHATTGSPFISTLELRPLNLSMYATEFEDDFYLKVAARVNFGAASSEALRYPDDPYDRIWSSDLEKRQNFLVGVAPGTRKINTTKYINTNTREFPPVKVMQTAVVGTKGRLTYRLNLDDFPANARAYAYFAEIEDLRTSESRKFRIEQPYMPDYNNAVVNIAENANGSYTLYEPSFMNATLEFVLSFSFVKTPDSSRGPLLNAIEISRYVQIARKTDMQDVNILNSLRARSKDSNLVDEDHGDPCLPTPWKWVACSSDIPPRITKMWLDGNSFQGPIPDISNLINLQILHLENNKLTGPLPSYLGSLPSLRELYVGNNSLTGDIPSALLKGKVILKYEGNPGLKNEAKHKRNRRVIVGVVIGVLAVLLLLLIGSLLLLCRLQKKRSYQNNGKSDSLRTSTKRSSAYSIARGGNLMEEGVAYHITFSEIEEATKSFSKQIGKGSFGPVYYGKMKDGKEIAVKIMADSSSHGTRQFVTEIALLSRIHHRNLVPLIGYCEEEHQSMLVYEYMHNGTLRDHMHDSSNQKHLDWLARLRIAEDAAKGLEYLHSGCNPSIIHRDVKTSNILLDINMRAKVSDFGLSRQAEEDRTHISSVAQGTIGYLDPGYYANHQLTEKSDIYSFGVVLLELVSGRKPVSAEDFGIDWSIVHWARSMIRKGDIISIIDPSLAEKVKIESIWRVAEVAIQCVEQHSSSRPRMQEIILAVQDAIKIEKGSDNVTSGTSKSESSRRTLLTSFLDDIESPELSDESLAPSAR, from the exons ACTTTCCTACTGACGACAACAAGTACTGCTATACTCTGAGAACCGAGGAGAGGAGGAGGTACCTTGTCCGAGCAACATTTTTATATGGAAAGTCAGATGAGACCACATATCCGAGGTTCTGGCTTTATTTGGATGCAACAAAATGGTCAAATGTGAATATCATGGATGCCTCAAAGGTACATGTTAAGGAAATGATCATCAGGGCTCCTTCAAATTCCATTGATGTCTGCCTTTGTCACGCGACAACAGGTTCTCCATTTATTTCCACTCTTGAGCTGCGTCCTTTAAATCTTTCAATGTATGCCACAGAGTTTGAGGATGATTTTTACTTAAAAGTGGCAGCAAGAGTAAATTTTGGGGCTGCAAGTAGTGAAGCCCTTAG GTATCCTGATGATCCTTATGACCGCATATGGAGTTCTGATCTTGAAAAGAGGCAAAATTTTCTCGTGGGAGTGGCACCAGGTACCAGGAAAATCAACACAACAAAGTACATAAACACCAACACAAGAGAGTTCCCACCTGTCAAAGTAATGCAAACTGCAGTGGTTGGCACCAAAGGTAGGCTTACTTATAGACTAAACCTAGATGATTTCCCTGCCAATGCGCGAGCTTATGCATACTTTGCTGAAATTGAAGACTTGAGAACTTCTGAAAGTAGAAAATTTAGAATAGAGCAACCTTACATGCCCGACTACAACAATGCTGTCGTTAATATTGCTGAGAATGCCAATGGAAGCTACACTTTATATGAACCAAGCTTCATGAATGCAACACTTGAATTTGTATTATCATTCTCCTTTGTTAAGACCCCGGATTCTTCTCGAGGACCACTCCTTAATGCAATTGAAATAAGCAGATATGTGCAAATTGCCAGGAAGACGGATATGCAGGATG TGAACATTCTCAACTCTCTCCGAGCCAGGTCTAAAGACAGTAATTTGGTGGATGAAGATCACGGAGACCCTTGTCTTCCCACACCCTGGAAATGGGTGGCCTGCAGCTCTGACATACCACCAAGAATTACAAAAAT GTGGTTAGATGGGAACTCCTTTCAGGGTCCAATCCCTGACATTAGTAACCTCATTAATCTACAAATTCT GCATCTAGAGAACAACAAACTGACTGGTCCATTACCATCTTATCTGGGTAGTTTGCCAAGCTTAAGAGAACT GTATGTAGGTAATAATTCTCTGACAGGAGATATCCCTTCAGCATTGCTAAAAGGGAAAGTGATTCTTAA GTATGAAGGCAATCCTGGGCTTAAAAATGAGGCTAAGCATAAAAGAAATCGCAGAGTGATTGTTGGAGTTGTcattggagtgctagcagttcTTCTACTTTTGTTAATAGGAAGCTTGCTACTTCTGTGTCGTCTTCAGAAGAAGAGATCTTACCAGAACAATGGAAAAA GTGATAGCCTGCGTACTAGTACTAAGCGGTCCTCTGCATATTCAATAGCAAGAGGGGGAAACCTAATGGAAGAAGGAGTTGCATACCATATAACTTTTTCTGAGATAGAAGAAGCTACTAAAAGCTTTTCTAAGCAAATTGGTAAAGGAAGTTTTGGACCTGTGTATTATGGAAAAATGAAAGATGGAAAAGAGATTGCAGTTAAAATTATGGCTGATTCTTCTAGTCATGGAACACGACAATTTGTTACTGAG ATTGCTCTCTTGTCGCGAATCCACCACAGAAACTTGGTTCCTTTAATTGGATATTGTGAAGAAGAACATCAAAGCATGCTTGTTTATGAATACATGCACAACGGAACTTTGAGAGATCACATGCATG ATTCTTCAAACCAGAAGCACTTAGACTGGCTAGCTCGTCTTAGAATCGCAGAAGATGCAGCTAAAG GCCTTGAATACCTACACTCTGGATGCAACCCGAGTATCATTCACCGTGATGTAAAGACAAGTAATATTCTCCTAGATATTAATATGAGGGCAAAAGTTTCTGATTTTGGACTATCAAGGCAAGCTGAAGAAGATCGAACCCATATATCAAGTGTGGCTCAAGGAACAATAGGCTACCTTGATCCAGG GTACTACGCAAACCATCAATTAACTGAAAAAAGTGACATTTATAGCTTCGGAGTTGTTCTGTTAGAACTGGTCTCAGGAAGAAAACCTGTATCAGCAGAAGATTTTGGCATCGACTGGAGCATCGTTCACTGG GCAAGGTCCATGATCCGAAAAGGAGACATAATAAGCATCATAGACCCTTCTCTAGCAGAAAAGGTAAAAATCGAATCCATATGGAGGGTTGCAGAAGTAGCAATCCAATGTGTAGAACAACACTCATCTTCTAGACCAAGAATGCAAGAAATCATTCTAGCTGTACAGGATGCAATCAAGATTGAGAAAGGCAGTGATAATGTAACCTCAGGAACTTCAAAATCAGAATCATCCCGCAGAACATTATTGACTAGCTTTCTCGATGACATCGAGAGCCCTGAATTATCTGATGAATCTCTAGCTCCTTCAGCAAGATGA